Proteins from a genomic interval of Quercus lobata isolate SW786 chromosome 11, ValleyOak3.0 Primary Assembly, whole genome shotgun sequence:
- the LOC115966373 gene encoding zinc finger BED domain-containing protein RICESLEEPER 2-like, whose amino-acid sequence MEPSSDASPSQATPTATTEPVAQAAQAVPTAHAEVPPLPPKGKGNVCTNRKKSIAWNHFEKVDIGDGHFKAVCNYCQKTYLADSKGHGTANLLNHTPICVKNPNRKILSGQQTLMFEPKMDGEEGFQLVPTAFTVEASRKALAEMVIIDELPFMFVEGYGFQRYATTLQPKLRIRDIPSRQTIARDVISIYGVEREKLRGALKGRRVCLTTDTWTSIQNLCYMSLTGHFIDDDWKLHKRILNFCQVEDHKGETIGRKIELCLREWGINGIFTLTVDNASSNGVTIKFLENVTKDWEGTVLEHEFLHMRCCVHILNLIVEDGMREIDASIAKVREAVRYVKSSPNRNQTFVGFVERLGIESKSLLCLDVPTRWNSTYLMLETAQKFEKVFIRMDFEDDSYYSYFMNKENSGGMGSPSSIDFQNCRIFVGFLKLFYNATKKFSGSLYVTANTFFDEMFVIQENISNLSKSQNHLLKNMATKMESKFDKYWGKGDKMNHLLYVAVILDPRKKLRFLKFCFSESYGNEVADVMVELVRGALVKLYDFFSRVDSSNVQVASERERTHIEGLNGFWRLSSP is encoded by the exons ATGGAACCCTCAAGTGATGCATCCCCTTCCCAAGCAACACCTACTGCCACAACTGAACCTGTTGCCCAAGCTGCCCAAGCTGTACCTACTGCCCATGCTGAGGTTCCCCCACTTCCACCTAAAGGTAAAGGCAATGTCTGTACTAATAGGAAAAAGTCTATTGCCTGGAaccattttgaaaaagtagataTTGGTGATGGTCATTTTAAGGCTGTTTGTAATTACTGTCAAAAAACTTATCTAGCTGATAGTAAGGGGCATGGTACTGCTAACTTGTTGAATCATACACCAATCTGTGTTAAAAACCCTAATAGAAAGATACTTAGTGGGCAACAAACCTTAATGTTTGAACCTAAAATGGATGGGGAGGAAGGGTTTCAGCTTGTACCGACAGCCTTTACTGTTGAGGCTTCTAGAAAGGCACTTGCTGAAATGGTTATAATAGATGAGTTGCCTTTTATGTTTGTTGAAGGGTATGGGTTTCAAAGATATGCAACAACCTTACAACCTAAGTTGCGAATTAGGGATATCCCATCTCGTCAAACTATAGCTAGGGATGTGATTAGCATTTAtggtgttgagagagagaaactaaggGGGGCTTTGAAGGGTCGTAGGGTGTGTCTTACTACGGACACATGGACGAGTATTCAAAATCTGTGTTATATGTCCCTTACAGGTCATTTTATTGATGATGATTGGAAGTTACATaagagaattttgaatttttgtcaagttgaaGACCATAAGGGAGAGACTATAGGTAGAAAGATTGAGTTGTGTTTGCGTGAGTGGGGTATTAATGGCATATTCACTTTAACAGTGGACAATGCTAGCTCAAATGGTGTCACTATTAAGTTTTTGGAGAATGTAACTAAAGATTGGGAGGGGACTGTTTTAGAACATGAGTTCTTACACATGAGGTGTTGTGTACATATCCTAAATTTGATTGTGGAGGATGGTATGAGAGAAATTGATGCATCCATTGCAAAGGTGCGTGAAGCTGTGAGGTATGTGAAGTCCTCACCAAATAGGAATCAaacttttgtgggttttgtggagAGATTAGGTATTGAGTCTAAGTCTCTTCTTTGTCTAGATGTACCAACTAGGTGGAACTCTACCTACCTCATGTTAGAAACcgcacaaaaatttgaaaaagtgttCATACGTATGGACTTTGAGGATGATAGTTATTATTCATACTTTATGAACAAGGAGAATAGTGGTGGTATGGGATCTCCTAGTagtattgattttcaaaattgtaggATATTTGTGGGGTTTTTGAAGCTTTTTTACAATGCCACAAAAAAGTTTTCAGGTTCTTTGTATGTTACTGCCAACACCTTTTTTGATGAGATGTTTGtcattcaagagaatatttccaATTTAAGTAAATCACAAAACCACCTCTTGAAAAACATGGCAACTAAAATGGAATCTAAGTTTGATAAGTATTGGGGGAAAGGGGATAAAATGAATCATCTCTTGTATGTGGCTGTGATTCTTGATCCAAGAAAGAAGTTGAGGTTTTTGAAGTTCTGTTTTTCTGAAAGTTATGGAAATGAAGTGGCTGATGTGATGGTTGAATTGGTGAGGGGTGCTTTGGTCAagttgtatgattttttttctcgtGTTGATTCATCAAATGTACAAGTAGCAAGTGAGAGGGAGAGGACACACATAGAAG GTTTGAACGGTTTTTGGAGGCTGAGCAGTCCATAG
- the LOC115968058 gene encoding TMV resistance protein N-like encodes MATQTASSSSFFPKYDAFLSFCGVDTRHNFTDHLYVGLKQRGIFTFRDDKNLERGKYISQELLKAIEESRFAIVILSENYVYSRWCMIELVKIVERKKEGKLTIVPVFYGVDPSDVRNCRFNFDVRNQMGTIVNIEDVQAWKAALKVVGNIAGWHIQNGPESEVVVDICKLIFDSVQFSSNISKELVGIESRVSEMLDFYLDESSGGVCFVGICGMGGIGKTTLALEIYERISGSFEASSYIADVREKTKNQHLVSLQEQLLSNILRGSEIKIWNVHEGINVIGNRLRGKKVLIVLDDVDGEKQLEALAGNHDWFGPGSRIIVTSRDSHLLRRCGVHHIYGAKGLDKDEALQLFSFRAFKKPHPEENYVDFSMYFVNYTNGLPLALKVLGSLLFNKSTDEWKCVIDILKAEPNKEILDILQISFDGLTDTQKELFLDIACFFKGENKGCIRDILQSFGYHPDYNIGVLVDKSLITMNENGTLWMHDLLQEMGQEIVRRGSRKEAGGRTRLWLYEDILHVLKNNTGIEVVEGIVLNIPIQEEELLDAGVFSKMKKMRLLKMGNMGKVKLPQGLDYLSNELRIIEWHGYPLSSMPASFQPNKLVELKMHCSGIKRLWDGIMNLDELKLIDLRNSQNLIETPNLSGVPKLKQLILQGCTGLSKIHPSLENLKQLVQLDLNGCKNLESLPHKINLESLEVFILSGCSKLKKFPEVVGNMSCLSELYLNETAIKDLPLSVELLTGLIKLDLRDCKNLSSLPNACYSSMSLKILTLSGCSKLDALPENLGNLEGLEELDVSGTAIKYLPTSHLRNLKVLSLRGCKGLSPKPSNKLFSFLSMQQRRSPDPTVMLEFSLSGLWSLTELDLSYCNLQAIPNAFDCLSSLLKLNLEGNNFVSLPKSMIQLSNLQDLFLSCCTNLQSLRELPLNIKYIDATQCTSLETLSSESEYDFQPSLRLFNCVKLIENQGYSNMLLTILRRHFINEKHYCGQERLAHYIDIPGGEIPNWFCHRNVGASVSLQMPSGYCNKLMGIAVCVVFVLRQHNPLDQLEFEDWGLHRFTHELSCSIESKKNQIDVVTHGFSEKFGKIEPHHLWLQYFPSQFFSKDWKDVLSNSFANGFSDIEIKFKTWGPGLEVTKCGAHLVFKQDVEDLKQTIFGSSRSCSITPYEDDFDVSARDAIIKESHDNYDGEGAGPSGEGT; translated from the exons atGGCCACTCAAACagcttcctcttcctctttttttccgAAATACGACGCGTTCCTTAGTTTTTGCGGTGTTGACACCCGCCATAATTTTACAGACCATCTCTACGTTGGTTTGAAACAAAGAGGTATTTTCACCTTCAGAGATGATAAGAATCTTGAGCGGGGAAAGTATATTTCTCAAGAGCTCTTAAAAGCAATAGAAGAGTCCAGATTTGCAATCGTCATTCTCTCCGAAAACTACGTTTATTCAAGGTGGTGCATGATTGAACTAGTAAAGATTGTTGAACGCAAGAAAGAGGGGAAGTTGACAATTGTGCCAGTCTTTTACGGTGTGGATCCCTCTGATGTACGGAATTGTAGATTTAATTTTGATGTACGGAACCAGATGGGTACTATTGTTAACATAGAGGACGTGCAAGCATGGAAAGCTGCTTTGAAAGTAGTCGGCAATATCGCCGGATGGCATATACAAAATGG GCCTGAATCAGAAGTTGTCGTAGACATCTGTAAATTGATATTTGACAGTGTTCAATTCTCAAGTAATATATCCAAGGAGCTTGTTGGAATAGAATCCCGTGTGAGTGAAATGTTGGATTTCTATTTAGATGAAAGTTCGGGTGGTGTTTGCTTTGTAGGAATTTGTGGGATGGGTGGTATCGGTAAAACGACTCTTGCACTAGAAATTTATGAAAGAATTTCAGGTAGCTTTGAAGCTAGCAGCTATATTGCTGATGTaagagaaaaaactaaaaaccaacATCTAGTTTCTTTACAAGAACAACTTCTTTCTAACATCCTTAGGGGAAGTGAAATAAAGATATGGAATGTTCATGAGGGGATCAATGTCATAGGGAATAGACTACGTGGTAAGAaggttcttattgttcttgatgatgttgatggagAAAAACAATTAGAAGCATTAGCGGGGAACCATGATTGGTTTGGTCCAGGGAGTAGAATCATTGTAACAAGCAGAGATAGCCATTTGTTGAGAAGATGTGGTGTGCATCACATATATGGGGCAAAGGGGTTGGATAAAGATGAAGCTTTGCAACTCTTTAGTTTCAGAGCTTTCAAGAAACCCCATCCTGAAGAAAATTATGTGGATTTTTCTATGTATTTTGTGAATTACACTAATGGCCTTCCTTTAGCTCTTAAAGTTTTAGGTTCTTTGTTGTTTAACAAAAGCACAGATGAATGGAAATGTGTCATTGATATACTAAAGGCAGAACCTAATaaagaaattttggatattcttCAAATAAGTTTTGATGGGTTAACGGATACccaaaaagaattatttttagatattgcaTGCTTTTTCAAAGGAGAGAACAAAGGTTGCATAAGAGATATATTACAAAGTTTTGGTTACCATCCAGACTACAATATTGGTGTTCTTGTGGATAAATCTCTCATAACAATGAATGAAAATGGAACTTTGTGGATGCATGATTTGCTACAAGAAATGGGTCAGGAAATAGTTCGTCGTGGATCCCGAAAAGAGGCTGGTGGACGTACTAGGTTATGGCTTTATGAGGATATCCTTCATGTACTGAAGAATAATACT GGAATAGAGGTAGTTGAAGGCATAGTCCTAAACATACCTATTCAAGAAGAGGAGCTTTTGGATGCTGGAGTCttctcaaaaatgaaaaaaatgagattgCTTAAAATGGGTAATATGGGTAAAGTGAAACTTCCACAAGGCCTCGATTATCTTTCTAATGAGTTACGCATTATAGAATGGCACGGATATCCTTTAAGTTCCATGCCGGCCAGTTTCCAACCAAACAAGCTTGTTGAATTGAAAATGCATTGCAGCGGCATCAAACGACTATGGGATGGAATTATG AATTTAGATGAGTTAAAACTCATTGACTTGCGTAACTCTCAAAACTTGATTGAGACCCCAAATCTAAGTGGAGTCCCAAAGCTTAAGCAATTGATTCTTCAAGGTTGTACAGGGCTGTCTAAGATTCATCCATCTCTTGAAAATCTCAAACAGCTTGTTCAATTAGATCTGAATGGTTGCAAGAACCTTGAAAGCCTTCCACACAAGATCAACTTGGAATCTCTTGAAGTTTTTATTCTTTCCGGATGTTCAAAACTGAAGAAGTTTCCAGAGGTTGTGGGAAATATGTCATGTTTGTCTGAACTTTATTTAAATGAGACCGCTATAAAAGATCTACCATTATCAGTGGAGCTTTTAACTGGCCTTATTAAATTGGATCTAAGAGACTGCAAAAACCTTTCAAGTCTTCCGAATGCTTGTTATAGTTCAATGTCTCTGAAAATTCTCACTTTATCTGGCTGCTCAAAGCTTGATGCACTACCAGAGAATTTGGGGAATCTCGAAGGCTTGGAGGAGTTAGATGTGAGTGGAACTGCAATAAAATACCTACCTACATCTCATCTTAGAAATCTCAAAGTACTGTCTCTTCGTGGATGTAAAGGGCTATCACCTAAACCTTCGAATAAACTCTTCAGTTTTCTTTCAATGCAACAGAGAAGAAGTCCAGATCCCACTGTCATGTTAGAGTTTTCTTTATCAGGCTTATGGTCTTTGACTGAACTAGATCTAAGTTATTGCAATCTTCAAGCAATTCCCAATGCTTTTGACTGCTTGTCGtctttattgaaattaaatctagagggaaataattttgtttcGCTTCCTAAAAGTATGATTCAACTATCTAATCTACAAGATCTATTTCTGAGTTGTTGCACGAATCTTCAATCATTGCGTGAGCTTCCATTAAACATTAAGTATATCGATGCAACACAGTGTACCTCGCTAGAAACATTATCATCAGAATCAGAATATGATTTTCAGCCATCACTTCGGCTTTTCAATTGCGTGAAATTGATTGAGAATCAAGGCTACAGTAATATGTTATTAACAATTCTAAGACGTCATTTCATTAACGAAaag CATTACTGTGGGCAAGAAAGATTGGCACATTATATTGACATTCCTGGAGGTGAAATTCCGAACTGGTTTTGCCACCGAAATGTGGGGGCTTCAGTAAGTCTGCAAATGCCTTCAGGTTATTGTAACAAGTTGATGGGAATTGCTGTGTGTGTTGTTTTTGTACTCCGCCAACATAATCCATTAGACCAACTTGAGTTTGAAGATTGGGGACTTCATAGATTTACACATGAGCTCTCATGTTCCattgaatccaaaaaaaatcaaattgacgTAGTGACCCATGGTTTTTCTGAAAAATTTGGTAAGATTGAACCGCATCACCTTTGGCTGCAATATTTTCCCTCTCAATTCTTTAGTAAGGACTGGAAAGACGTGTTGAGTAACAGCTTTGCTAATGGATTCAGTGATATTGAGATTAAATTTAAAACCTGGGGTCCAGGATTGGAGGTTACAAAATGCGGGGCCCATTTGGTATTCAAGCAAGACGTTGAAGATCTCAAACAAACTATTTTTGGGTCTAGCAGAAGCTGCAGCATCACTCCTTATGAGGATGATTTTGACGTTTCAGCCAGAGACGCCATAATTAAGGAAAGCCATGACAACTATGATGGGGAAGGGGCTGGACCTAGTGGAGAAGGTACCTAA
- the LOC115966374 gene encoding disease resistance-like protein DSC1 encodes MSCLSELYLNETAIKDLPLSVELLTGLIKLDLRDCKNLSSLPNACYSSMSLKFLTLSGCSKLDALPENLGDFEGLEELDVSGTAIKYLPTSHLKNLRVLSLRGCKGLSPKPSNKLFSFPSMQQRRSPDPIAMLEFSLSGLWSLTELDLSYCNLQAIPNAFDCLLSLLKLNLEGNNFVSLPKSMIQLSNLKDLVLSCCKNLRTLPELPLNIKYIDATQCTSLETLSSESEYDFQPALRLLNCVKLIENQGYSNMLLTILRRYFINEKHYRGQERLAHYIDIPGGEIPNWFCHRNVGASVSLQMPSGYCNELVGIAVCVVFVFRQHNPLDQLDFKDWGLHRFTHELLCSIESKKNQIDEVAHGFSEKFGKIERHHLWLQYFPSQFFKKDWKDVLSKSFANGFSDIEIKFKTWGPGLEVTKCGAHLVFKQDVEDLKQTIVGSSRSCSITPYEDDFDDSASDAIIKESNDNYDAEGAGRSGEGTSNDVDAPHQKWIQHPNGPNLIENWIGNFN; translated from the exons ATGTCATGTTTGTCTGAACTTTATTTAAATGAGACCGCTATAAAAGATCTACCATTATCAGTGGAGCTTTTAACTGGCCTTATTAAATTGGACCTAAGAGACTGCAAAAACCTTTCAAGTCTTCCAAATGCTTGTTATAGTTCAATGTCTCTAAAATTTCTCACTTTATCTGGCTGCTCAAAGCTTGATGCACTACCAGAGAATTTGGGGGATTTCGAAGGCTTGGAGGAGTTAGATGTAAGTGGAACTGCAATAAAATACCTACCTACATCTCATCTTAAAAATCTCAGAGTATTGTCTCTTCGTGGATGTAAAGGGCTATCACCTAAACCTTCGaataaactctttagttttccTTCAATGCAACAGAGAAGAAGTCCAGATCCGATTGCCATGTTAGAGTTTTCTTTATCAGGCTTATGGTCTTTGACTGAACTAGATCTAAGTTATTGCAATCTTCAAGCAATTCCCAATGCTTTTGACTGCTTGTTGtctttattgaaattaaatctagagggaaataattttgtttcGCTTCCTAAAAGTATGATTCAACTATCTAATCTAAAAGATCTTGTTCTGAGTTGTTGCAAGAATCTTCGAACATTGCCTGAGCTTCCATTAAACATTAAGTATATCGATGCAACACAGTGTACCTCGCTAGAAACATTATCATCAGAATCAGAATATGATTTTCAGCCAGCACTTCGGCTTCTCAATTGCGTCAAATTGATTGAGAATCAAGGCTACAGTAACATGTTATTAACAATTCTAAGACGTTATTTCATTAACGAAaag CATTACCGTGGGCAAGAAAGGTTGGCACATTATATCGACATTCCTGGAGGTGAAATTCCGAACTGGTTTTGCCACCGAAACGTGGGGGCTTCAGTGAGTCTGCAAATGCCTTCAGGTTATTGTAACGAGTTAGTGGGAATTGCTGTGTGTGTTGTTTTTGTATTCCGCCAACATAATCCATTAGACCAACTTGATTTTAAGGATTGGGGACTTCATAGATTTACACATGAGCTTTTGTGTTCCattgaatccaaaaaaaatcaaattgacgAAGTGGCCCATGGTTTTTCTGAAAAATTTGGTAAGATTGAACGGCATCACCTTTGGCTGCAATATTTTCCCTCTCAATTCTTTAAAAAGGACTGGAAAGACGTGTTGAGTAAAAGCTTTGCTAATGGATTCAGTGATATTgagattaaatttaaaacttgggGTCCAGGATTGGAGGTTACAAAATGCGGGGCCCATTTGGTATTCAAGCAAGACGTTGAAGATCTCAAACAAACTATTGTTGGGTCTAGCAGAAGCTGCAGCATCACTCCTTATGAGGATGATTTTGACGATTCAGCCAGCGATGCCATAATTAAGGAAAGCAATGACAACTATGATGCGGAAGGGGCTGGACGTAGTGGAGAAGGTACCTCTAATGACGTAGACGCACCACACCAAAAGTGGATACAGCATCCAAATGGGCCCAATCTAATTGAAAATTGGATTGGGAATTTCAATTAA